In Sodalis ligni, a single genomic region encodes these proteins:
- a CDS encoding glycosyltransferase family 2 protein gives MPTVKRLSVVLITRNEAELLPECLESVRWADEIVVLDSASTDLTRQIAERYGAQVFSAPDWPGFGKQRQRAQEHALGDYILMLDADERVTPELRRSIEEVLRHPSPDTVYSCARSNLFLGRYMRHSGWYPDKVVRLYAREAYRYNDSPVHESLDSRQAKVVTLHGHLQHLTCRDLIAFQRKQLQYAEAWAVERHRQHKTCGFLSIIGHTLGAFIKTWLLRAGFLDGKQGWLLAVVNAQYTFNKYTALWALRRAERDVL, from the coding sequence ATGCCGACGGTAAAACGTCTTTCCGTGGTCCTCATCACCCGCAACGAAGCCGAGCTGCTGCCCGAGTGCCTCGAATCGGTGCGGTGGGCGGATGAAATCGTGGTGCTGGACAGCGCGAGTACCGATCTCACCCGTCAAATCGCCGAGCGGTACGGCGCGCAAGTCTTTTCGGCACCGGATTGGCCGGGATTCGGCAAACAGCGCCAGCGGGCGCAGGAACACGCCTTAGGGGATTATATCCTGATGCTCGACGCCGATGAGCGGGTCACTCCCGAGCTGCGCCGGTCCATTGAAGAGGTCTTGCGCCACCCGTCTCCGGATACGGTTTACAGCTGCGCCCGCTCGAACCTGTTCCTGGGACGCTATATGCGGCACAGCGGCTGGTATCCGGACAAGGTGGTGCGGCTGTATGCCCGGGAAGCCTACCGTTATAACGACAGTCCGGTACATGAATCCCTCGATAGCCGTCAGGCCAAGGTCGTTACCCTGCACGGGCATCTGCAGCATTTGACCTGCCGCGACCTGATAGCGTTCCAGCGCAAGCAGCTGCAGTACGCTGAAGCCTGGGCAGTGGAACGTCACCGTCAGCATAAAACCTGCGGTTTTCTTTCCATTATCGGTCATACCCTTGGGGCTTTTATCAAGACCTGGCTGCTGCGGGCCGGCTTTCTGGACGGAAAACAGGGTTGGTTGCTGGCGGTGGTGAACGCACAGTATACTTTCAACAAATATACCGCTTTATGGGCGCTGCGCCGTGCCGAGAGAGACGTATTATGA
- the rfaF gene encoding ADP-heptose--LPS heptosyltransferase RfaF: MKILVIGPSWVGDMMMSQSLYRSIKDLHPAAEIDVMAPAWCRPLLNRMPEVRRALPMPLGHGTLQLGERRRLGRELRDERYDRALILPNSFKSALVPFFAGIPIRTGWRGEMRYGLLNDLRVLDKTAFPLMVQRYVALAYPPTVRSAKALPNPLPWPRLRVDENESTTAVSEFGLANGRPLVGFCPGAEFGPAKRWPHYHYATLAKSLIDGGDQIVLFGSAKDRQAGDEIIALLPANERPYCRNLAGATALEQAVILIAACRAVVSNDSGLMHVAAALGRPLVALYGPSSPDFTPPLSHQARVIRLITGYQRVRKGDGDQGYHQSLIDIQPEQVMAELDTLAAAGKEN, translated from the coding sequence ATGAAAATACTGGTTATCGGGCCATCCTGGGTGGGCGACATGATGATGTCGCAAAGTTTGTATCGCAGCATAAAGGATCTTCATCCCGCTGCGGAAATAGACGTGATGGCGCCGGCCTGGTGCCGTCCGCTGTTAAACCGGATGCCGGAGGTGCGCCGGGCGCTGCCCATGCCCCTTGGCCATGGGACGCTGCAGCTGGGTGAACGCCGCCGGCTCGGCCGGGAGTTGAGGGATGAACGCTACGATCGGGCGCTGATTCTGCCCAACTCGTTCAAGTCCGCCCTGGTGCCTTTTTTTGCCGGCATCCCGATACGTACCGGGTGGCGAGGCGAAATGCGCTACGGACTGCTCAACGATCTGCGGGTACTGGATAAAACCGCGTTTCCCCTGATGGTTCAGCGCTATGTCGCCTTGGCTTATCCCCCTACCGTCCGTTCGGCGAAAGCGTTGCCGAACCCTTTGCCTTGGCCGCGCCTGCGGGTCGATGAGAATGAATCAACCACCGCCGTCAGTGAATTCGGGCTCGCTAACGGCCGTCCCCTGGTGGGTTTTTGTCCCGGAGCGGAGTTCGGGCCCGCCAAACGCTGGCCCCATTACCACTATGCAACCCTGGCGAAATCGCTGATAGACGGCGGTGATCAAATCGTTCTTTTCGGTTCGGCGAAAGACCGCCAGGCGGGGGACGAAATAATCGCCCTGCTGCCGGCAAACGAACGGCCTTATTGCCGTAATCTGGCCGGCGCCACCGCCCTGGAGCAGGCCGTCATCCTGATAGCCGCCTGCCGGGCCGTGGTGAGCAATGATTCAGGGCTGATGCATGTAGCCGCCGCGCTGGGGCGGCCGCTGGTGGCGCTTTATGGCCCCAGCAGTCCCGATTTTACCCCGCCGCTATCCCACCAGGCCAGAGTAATACGACTGATTACCGGCTATCAGCGAGTGCGTAAAGGCGACGGCGATCAGGGTTATCATCAGAGTCTTATCGATATCCAGCCTGAACAGGTTATGGCCGAACTGGATACCCTTGCTGCAGCCGGTAAGGAAAACTGA
- a CDS encoding sugar glycosyltransferase: MKIARAPSGEITSLRYRGESVKIQKISSLQRRHTGNILITATGPSINDMDFSRFPAMPVMGVNGAYALRDKINFQFYVIVDMTFIDKKIEMVQGVISDPAITLFTTLHGVVKIINAFTTAKIQCKVVIIEDACYKIYERKVIPVQILDTYRNAKDVSICPGHKHIAFSNDIRSGIFDAGTVVYWALQIVAFMGFQTVYIAGLDMNNFTQPRFYENETNKLPCFLDEKFASLIEPAFRHASIVLKKKGVTVKNLSKHSALGNDIFEKVDFMTSIRIKQFSEKNYIFSTNFLLLSAIFCGYTKVNNIYHLSLILLGITLFTDNKN; the protein is encoded by the coding sequence GTGAAAATTGCCCGTGCGCCCAGCGGGGAGATAACGTCATTGCGCTATCGTGGTGAATCGGTGAAGATACAGAAAATCTCATCATTGCAGCGAAGGCATACCGGGAACATTCTTATCACCGCCACCGGACCTTCCATCAACGATATGGATTTTTCCCGTTTCCCCGCAATGCCGGTAATGGGTGTCAACGGCGCTTATGCTCTGCGGGATAAAATAAATTTTCAATTTTATGTCATCGTTGATATGACTTTTATCGATAAAAAAATCGAGATGGTACAAGGGGTGATATCCGATCCGGCTATCACACTGTTTACCACCTTGCACGGCGTCGTTAAAATCATTAACGCGTTTACCACGGCAAAAATACAATGCAAAGTGGTCATCATTGAAGATGCTTGCTACAAAATTTATGAACGCAAAGTGATACCGGTGCAGATTTTAGACACTTATCGCAACGCCAAAGACGTGTCTATTTGCCCTGGGCATAAGCATATCGCTTTTAGTAATGACATCCGCAGCGGAATTTTCGATGCCGGTACCGTTGTTTATTGGGCATTGCAAATCGTGGCATTCATGGGTTTTCAGACGGTTTACATTGCCGGGCTGGACATGAATAATTTTACTCAGCCGCGTTTTTATGAAAATGAAACGAATAAATTGCCCTGTTTTCTTGATGAAAAATTTGCAAGTTTGATTGAACCTGCCTTTAGGCATGCCAGCATTGTGTTGAAGAAGAAAGGCGTTACCGTCAAAAATCTTTCCAAACATAGTGCATTGGGTAATGATATATTTGAAAAGGTCGATTTTATGACGTCCATTAGAATTAAACAATTTTCTGAAAAGAATTATATTTTTTCTACCAACTTTTTATTGCTTAGCGCTATATTTTGCGGCTATACCAAAGTTAACAATATATATCATTTGTCTCTTATCTTGCTGGGGATAACTCTTTTCACTGACAATAAAAATTAA
- a CDS encoding O-antigen ligase family protein gives MTQSRGPLLSFVVSLLPLLLMKPAIRKQHIVIFLIFIIMLASFIVMMNFEYILFNRFETAYQQSFIRVGIWAHTLDMVQIHPFFGWGFNKELHFVNSLNAPVKTTHSLYLSTLLKGGIAGLFLLGGVLSYGLYMAKKHLAYRQGFEAALFLFMIFFFTTQGMFIISNPGVTWYLFWFPLAVILSPPGKQTTLSV, from the coding sequence TTGACACAAAGCCGAGGACCACTGCTTTCGTTTGTGGTTTCACTGTTACCACTGCTGTTAATGAAACCGGCCATTAGAAAGCAGCATATAGTCATTTTCCTAATTTTCATCATTATGCTCGCATCATTTATAGTAATGATGAATTTTGAATATATTTTATTCAACCGTTTTGAGACCGCGTATCAGCAAAGCTTCATTCGCGTCGGCATTTGGGCGCATACCCTGGATATGGTACAAATACACCCCTTTTTCGGTTGGGGCTTTAACAAAGAATTGCATTTTGTAAATAGTCTCAATGCGCCGGTCAAGACTACACACAGCCTCTACCTCTCCACACTGCTGAAAGGCGGTATCGCCGGACTTTTTTTGCTGGGGGGAGTTCTGTCCTATGGCCTGTACATGGCCAAAAAACATCTGGCTTATCGGCAGGGTTTTGAAGCGGCGCTTTTTTTATTCATGATTTTTTTCTTTACCACGCAAGGCATGTTTATCATCAGCAATCCCGGGGTAACATGGTATTTGTTCTGGTTCCCCCTGGCGGTGATATTAAGCCCGCCCGGCAAACAAACCACGCTGAGTGTCTGA
- a CDS encoding glycosyltransferase family 4 protein, protein MKKIRLAIVRQKYRPDGGAERFISRALEALDSDELELNILTRQWSGEPRPNWHVHICNPAKWGRVSRERGFAEAAKRCWQREHFDLVQSHERIAGCDVFRAGDGVHRVWLEQRARIDTPWQRWLTSMSGYHRYVLAAEEAMFHSSSLKKIICNSAMVMNDIIRCYQVPADKFALIYNAIDSSSFYPSSSEQRQLARERLSLPDEACALIYVGSGFERKGLRQAIAAIAATDRYLVVVGQDKHQPKYLAYANSLGCRQRIRFVGIQKDVLPFYHAADGLILPTLYDPFPNVILEAMACGLPVITSQTCGGAEFIEPGIQGYVCDALDLKTLTELAAAIPLRHRRPDMGLAARERVKECTPARLSSELTELYRQLLED, encoded by the coding sequence ATGAAAAAAATCCGGCTGGCTATCGTCCGGCAAAAATATCGCCCCGACGGCGGCGCCGAACGTTTTATTTCCCGGGCGTTGGAAGCCCTGGACAGCGACGAGCTGGAATTGAATATCCTGACCCGGCAATGGTCGGGAGAGCCGCGCCCGAACTGGCATGTTCATATTTGCAATCCGGCCAAATGGGGACGAGTCTCGCGGGAACGCGGTTTTGCCGAAGCGGCGAAACGCTGCTGGCAGCGTGAACATTTCGATTTGGTACAAAGCCACGAACGTATCGCCGGTTGCGACGTGTTCCGCGCAGGCGACGGCGTTCACCGGGTATGGCTGGAGCAGCGGGCGCGCATCGATACGCCATGGCAACGATGGCTGACCTCAATGAGCGGATATCATCGTTATGTGCTCGCAGCGGAAGAAGCGATGTTTCATTCTTCTTCATTGAAAAAAATCATCTGTAATTCCGCGATGGTGATGAACGACATTATCCGCTGTTATCAGGTGCCGGCGGATAAATTCGCCCTGATCTACAACGCCATTGATTCATCAAGCTTTTATCCTTCAAGTTCTGAGCAGCGCCAACTGGCCCGTGAGAGGCTTTCCCTGCCTGATGAAGCCTGCGCGCTGATTTATGTGGGGTCCGGCTTTGAGCGCAAGGGATTGCGGCAGGCCATCGCCGCCATCGCCGCCACCGATCGTTATCTGGTTGTGGTAGGTCAGGACAAACACCAGCCCAAATATCTCGCTTATGCCAACAGCCTGGGATGCCGGCAACGCATCCGTTTCGTCGGCATACAAAAGGACGTGTTACCTTTTTATCACGCGGCGGACGGTTTGATCCTGCCGACACTGTATGATCCGTTCCCCAACGTGATACTGGAGGCCATGGCCTGCGGCTTGCCGGTGATTACCAGCCAGACTTGCGGCGGCGCCGAATTTATCGAACCGGGCATCCAAGGGTATGTTTGTGATGCCCTGGATCTGAAAACGCTTACAGAATTGGCGGCGGCCATACCGTTACGGCACCGGCGTCCCGACATGGGTCTCGCCGCCCGCGAACGGGTTAAAGAGTGCACCCCTGCCCGGTTGTCCAGTGAGCTGACGGAGCTCTACCGGCAACTGCTTGAGGATTAA
- a CDS encoding polysaccharide deacetylase family protein, whose product MNQPAFIITIDTEGDNLWRNHGQILTENALFLPRFQSLCEKFGFKPVYLTNYEMAVDSAYVEFAKDVIARAQGEVGMHLHAWNSPPLFDLTGDDGRHKPYLIDYPDEIIAAKVKFQTQLLEETFQTKMLSHRAGRWALNELYVKVLIEHGYRVDCSVTPRVDWRRSPGAPQGQGGTNYIGFPDQAYFINPENIAAAGDSPLLEVPMSTRYKHPAWVNSVKSLYDSLRGKSRTPSVHWLRPHGGNVANMQWVVDTMLARGSDYVEFMLHSSELMPGGSPTFADEAAIERLYADLEQLFEWLSGRVVGMTLAEYYQKKT is encoded by the coding sequence ATGAATCAACCCGCATTTATTATTACAATTGATACGGAAGGCGATAATCTTTGGCGTAATCATGGGCAGATTCTGACGGAAAATGCGCTTTTTTTGCCCCGGTTCCAGTCGCTGTGCGAAAAATTCGGTTTCAAGCCTGTTTATCTCACCAACTATGAAATGGCGGTGGATAGCGCATATGTCGAGTTTGCGAAAGATGTCATCGCCCGGGCCCAAGGCGAAGTGGGCATGCATCTGCATGCCTGGAACAGCCCGCCGCTGTTTGATTTAACCGGCGACGACGGTAGGCACAAGCCGTATCTGATTGATTATCCAGATGAAATCATTGCCGCTAAGGTGAAGTTCCAGACGCAATTGCTGGAAGAGACCTTCCAGACCAAAATGCTCAGCCATCGCGCCGGGCGTTGGGCGTTGAACGAGCTTTATGTAAAAGTATTGATTGAACACGGCTATCGCGTCGACTGTTCCGTAACGCCTCGGGTGGACTGGCGCCGTTCTCCCGGCGCGCCTCAAGGCCAGGGCGGTACCAACTATATCGGCTTCCCCGATCAAGCCTATTTCATCAACCCGGAAAATATTGCCGCCGCAGGTGATTCCCCGTTGCTGGAAGTCCCCATGAGCACCCGCTACAAGCACCCGGCATGGGTCAACTCCGTCAAGAGCCTCTATGACAGTCTCAGGGGTAAAAGCCGGACGCCGTCGGTGCACTGGCTGCGCCCTCACGGCGGCAATGTGGCGAATATGCAATGGGTGGTTGATACCATGCTGGCCCGGGGAAGCGACTATGTTGAATTCATGCTCCATTCATCGGAACTGATGCCCGGCGGCAGCCCCACCTTTGCCGATGAGGCCGCCATTGAGCGGTTATATGCGGATCTTGAGCAGCTGTTTGAGTGGTTAAGCGGACGTGTCGTCGGCATGACACTGGCAGAATATTATCAAAAAAAGACATGA
- a CDS encoding glycosyltransferase family 9 protein: MRDNYATDSQLLNPLLAASSGRFNGHIILRKLKLLNVLGCDTDDIRMHIPVAFEHVEKVPHQINIGFQMGASETIRQWPVYRFAELTRAILALNSAAVQYRIILIGSSRESHLADAYLGSLNAEERQYIVSLVGKTNLKQLLSNIANLDVLVTGDTGPLHIAVALNVKTISLFATANPHHTGPLQSLDLHKIIYVKDRLDAGASSPKDFPLAIISADEVFGEIKKMGLHPDPLMSPKA; this comes from the coding sequence ATGCGTGACAATTATGCGACGGATTCGCAATTGCTTAATCCCTTATTGGCGGCCTCGTCGGGACGATTCAATGGCCATATCATCCTACGTAAATTAAAGCTGCTGAATGTCCTGGGATGCGATACCGACGATATCAGGATGCATATACCGGTGGCTTTTGAGCATGTTGAAAAGGTTCCCCATCAAATCAATATAGGTTTCCAGATGGGGGCTTCGGAAACCATCCGGCAATGGCCGGTCTACCGCTTTGCTGAACTGACCCGGGCAATTCTGGCCCTGAATTCGGCGGCAGTTCAATACCGGATCATACTGATAGGCAGCTCCAGGGAAAGTCATCTGGCGGATGCCTACCTAGGGTCGCTGAATGCCGAAGAGCGTCAATATATCGTCTCGCTGGTAGGAAAAACCAATCTGAAGCAGCTGCTGTCAAACATTGCCAATCTGGATGTATTGGTAACAGGCGATACCGGGCCATTGCATATCGCGGTTGCGCTGAACGTTAAAACCATCAGCCTGTTTGCAACGGCGAATCCCCATCATACCGGGCCATTGCAGTCTCTGGATTTACACAAGATTATTTATGTAAAAGACCGTTTGGATGCAGGAGCGTCGTCGCCAAAGGATTTCCCGTTGGCTATTATTTCCGCCGATGAGGTTTTCGGCGAAATCAAAAAAATGGGCCTACACCCTGATCCGCTTATGTCACCGAAAGCGTAA
- the rfaQ gene encoding putative lipopolysaccharide heptosyltransferase III, whose protein sequence is MPISHDVSPTPVKRILLIKLRHHGDMLLTTPVINTLHRQYPAAEIDILLYKETEAILRYHPALTHIHVIDRSWKKQGVRHQIQQETGLIKILRSRHYDIVVNLADQWRSAIITYLSGAAVRIGFDYPKRQSFLWRLAHNRLVSTVNHGRLHTVEQNLTILAPLDIALTDRRTSMHYSPADEAHRNTLLASKGITGDYLVIQPTSRWSYKCWDDEKVAELIDALQEQDLPIVLTAAPDKNELDMIGHILSLCHNPRVVSLAGELTLTQLASVIDGARLFIGVDSAPMHMAAALNTPCVALFGPTKLTFWRPWSENSTVIWAGDFTELPPPDDIDTKTQQRYLSAIPVDAVLQAARGYLS, encoded by the coding sequence ATGCCTATATCTCATGACGTATCACCGACTCCCGTCAAAAGGATTCTCCTGATCAAGCTACGCCATCACGGCGATATGCTGCTGACCACACCGGTTATCAACACTCTGCATCGGCAGTATCCCGCCGCTGAGATCGACATATTGTTATACAAGGAAACCGAGGCCATCCTCCGTTATCATCCTGCGCTAACCCATATCCATGTCATTGATCGATCATGGAAAAAACAGGGGGTCAGGCATCAGATTCAGCAAGAGACCGGGCTGATAAAAATCCTGCGATCGCGGCATTATGATATCGTGGTAAACTTGGCCGACCAGTGGCGCAGCGCGATAATCACCTACCTCAGCGGCGCGGCGGTGCGTATCGGCTTCGATTATCCCAAGCGACAATCTTTTTTATGGCGCCTGGCCCATAACCGGCTGGTTTCCACCGTTAATCACGGCCGGCTTCACACCGTTGAACAAAATCTCACTATTCTGGCGCCATTGGACATCGCCTTGACCGACCGGCGCACCTCGATGCATTATTCCCCCGCCGATGAGGCCCATCGCAACACCTTGCTGGCGTCAAAGGGCATTACCGGAGATTACCTGGTGATTCAGCCCACTTCCCGCTGGAGCTATAAATGCTGGGACGATGAAAAGGTGGCGGAACTGATAGACGCGCTGCAGGAACAGGATTTACCCATCGTACTGACCGCCGCGCCGGATAAAAACGAGCTCGACATGATCGGGCATATTCTGTCCCTTTGCCATAATCCCCGGGTCGTCTCCCTGGCGGGAGAACTAACCTTAACGCAGCTGGCGTCGGTTATCGACGGCGCCAGGCTATTTATCGGGGTCGATTCGGCGCCGATGCACATGGCGGCGGCGTTGAATACGCCCTGCGTCGCTCTGTTCGGTCCCACCAAGTTGACGTTCTGGCGGCCCTGGAGTGAGAACAGCACCGTTATCTGGGCCGGCGATTTTACTGAACTCCCGCCGCCGGATGACATCGACACCAAAACCCAACAGCGTTATTTAAGCGCCATCCCGGTGGATGCCGTCCTCCAGGCCGCACGGGGATATTTGTCATGA
- the rfaC gene encoding lipopolysaccharide heptosyltransferase RfaC, which produces MRVLIVKTSSMGDILHPLPALTDAMHAIPGIRFDWVVEEGFAQIPSWHPAVEQVIPVAIRRWRKNWFGSVARQERCDFKKHLRRQQYDRVIDAQGLIKSAALVTRVARGEKHGLDCKSAREPFASWFYNQRHAVARSQHAVERIRQLFALSLGYDVPAGKGDYAIAGHFSSLTSKSAVEPYLVFLHATTRAEKHWPESHWRELIGLMAARGLTIKLPWGSEPEYKRALRLSDDFPFVEVLPRLTLSDVAQVLAGAKAVVSVDTGLSHLAAALDRPNIVLYGPTDPKLIGSYGKNQIFVTAPAGSHYMKDIKPANIAEVLDNIE; this is translated from the coding sequence ATGCGGGTGCTTATCGTCAAAACCTCTTCCATGGGAGACATCCTGCATCCCCTGCCCGCCTTGACCGACGCTATGCATGCCATACCCGGCATTCGTTTCGACTGGGTGGTGGAAGAGGGTTTTGCGCAAATCCCTTCATGGCATCCGGCGGTGGAACAGGTGATCCCGGTGGCCATCAGGCGCTGGCGTAAAAACTGGTTCGGCAGCGTTGCCCGCCAGGAGCGCTGCGACTTCAAAAAACACTTGCGACGCCAGCAGTATGACCGGGTGATTGACGCCCAGGGACTTATCAAGAGCGCGGCCCTGGTCACCCGCGTCGCCCGGGGAGAAAAGCACGGCCTGGACTGTAAAAGCGCGCGCGAACCTTTTGCCAGCTGGTTCTATAACCAACGCCATGCCGTTGCACGCAGCCAGCACGCAGTGGAACGCATCCGCCAGCTCTTCGCCCTCAGCCTGGGTTATGACGTTCCGGCGGGTAAAGGCGATTATGCCATCGCGGGGCATTTCAGCTCTCTGACAAGCAAGTCGGCCGTCGAACCGTATCTGGTATTTTTACATGCCACGACACGGGCGGAAAAACATTGGCCGGAATCGCACTGGCGCGAATTGATAGGATTAATGGCGGCTCGCGGCCTTACCATCAAATTGCCTTGGGGTTCGGAGCCGGAATATAAGCGAGCGCTTCGACTTTCAGATGATTTCCCTTTTGTTGAGGTGCTTCCAAGACTTACACTCAGTGACGTCGCGCAGGTACTGGCCGGCGCTAAAGCGGTAGTGTCGGTAGACACCGGCTTGAGTCATTTGGCCGCTGCGCTCGATCGGCCGAATATCGTATTATATGGCCCTACCGATCCCAAATTGATTGGCAGTTACGGTAAAAACCAGATTTTTGTGACAGCGCCCGCCGGAAGCCATTATATGAAAGACATTAAACCCGCTAATATTGCAGAAGTGCTTGACAATATTGAGTGA
- a CDS encoding glycosyltransferase, translated as MRVLMIIDGLPGGGAEKVLLTLSQGLMAAGHRVSLFSLRSVCDYTLPEGIDYRVIVDDCRTPWRKLTELSRRAKKLDSAIIEAERREGKFDLVISHLHKTDRIVARSRALDPKKVWFCLHGMFSPSYLGHRKGLSRALKRYKIGRVYRHRNITAVSRAVLEDMTGTFAVTPAESAVIYNPFDIDDIRRLASEPCDMAGQDYLIHVGRLHPHKRHDRLLRSYALTGIQAPLVIMGQGSDRELSALKTLANELNIADRVIFKGFTANPYPYIKHARMLILCSDSEGFGNVLVEALICQTPVVSTRCPGGPAEILTGDLARGLAELNDDSLAEKILTIYNKPPLINLHQLEPYGIAAICRKYAALARS; from the coding sequence ATGCGGGTATTGATGATCATCGACGGATTGCCGGGCGGCGGCGCGGAGAAAGTACTATTGACCCTGTCGCAAGGATTAATGGCCGCCGGTCACCGCGTTTCGCTGTTTTCATTACGCTCCGTTTGCGACTATACGCTGCCTGAGGGGATCGATTACCGGGTTATTGTCGATGATTGCCGAACTCCCTGGCGCAAGCTTACCGAACTTTCCCGTCGGGCGAAAAAACTGGATTCGGCTATTATCGAGGCCGAGCGGCGGGAGGGTAAATTCGATTTGGTGATATCCCATCTGCATAAAACCGACCGCATCGTCGCCCGCAGCCGCGCCCTTGATCCGAAAAAAGTCTGGTTTTGCCTCCACGGCATGTTTTCCCCTTCCTATCTCGGCCATCGCAAAGGGCTATCGCGCGCCTTGAAACGCTACAAAATCGGCCGGGTGTACCGGCATCGCAATATTACCGCCGTCTCCCGCGCGGTGCTGGAAGATATGACCGGTACATTTGCCGTGACTCCCGCTGAATCGGCGGTCATCTATAATCCGTTCGATATAGACGACATCCGCCGGCTGGCATCCGAACCCTGCGATATGGCGGGACAGGATTATCTTATTCATGTGGGCCGATTACATCCCCACAAACGCCATGACCGGTTGCTCAGGAGCTATGCCCTTACCGGTATCCAAGCGCCGCTGGTCATTATGGGCCAGGGCAGTGACCGGGAGCTCAGCGCGCTGAAAACCTTGGCCAATGAACTGAATATTGCCGATCGCGTCATATTCAAAGGTTTTACCGCGAATCCCTATCCTTATATCAAGCATGCCCGCATGCTCATTCTCTGTTCCGACAGCGAAGGGTTCGGTAATGTCTTGGTGGAAGCGCTGATTTGCCAGACGCCGGTGGTCAGTACCCGCTGTCCCGGCGGGCCCGCCGAAATATTAACTGGCGATTTGGCCCGCGGCCTGGCGGAATTGAACGATGACTCTCTGGCCGAAAAAATTCTTACAATTTATAATAAGCCTCCCCTTATAAATCTCCACCAGCTGGAACCCTACGGTATCGCCGCTATTTGCCGAAAATATGCTGCATTAGCCAGGAGTTAA
- the waaA gene encoding lipid IV(A) 3-deoxy-D-manno-octulosonic acid transferase: MIYNVIIYFLQPFIWIRLLWRSRKAPAYRRRWGERYGFCQGKVKPGGIMLHSVSVGETLAAIPLVRALRHRYPFLPITVTTMTPTGSERVQSAFGKDVDHVYLPYDLPGAMNRFLNQVNPKLVIVMETELWPNLIKALYQRKIPLVVANARLSARSAAGYKKFGSFTADIMGKITLIAAQNEEDGERFLSLGLKRNQLALTGSLKFDISVTPELAARALTLRRQWAPHRPVWIATSTHEGEESLLLQAHRQLLANFPNLLLILVPRHPERFPVAKEMTQRAGFSLTTRSSGEVPSPGTQVVIGDTMGELMLLYGIADIAFVGGSLVERGGHNPLEAAAHAVPVLMGPHIFNFRDICSKLAEAGGLITVTDVPSLVKEISTLLTDEDYRLYYGRHAVEVLHQNQGALQRLLQLLEPYLPQRSQ, translated from the coding sequence ATGATCTATAACGTAATCATCTATTTTCTTCAGCCCTTTATATGGATCCGGTTATTATGGCGTAGTCGAAAAGCGCCGGCCTATCGCCGGCGTTGGGGGGAGCGCTACGGGTTTTGTCAGGGCAAAGTCAAACCGGGCGGCATCATGCTGCATTCGGTTTCGGTGGGTGAAACATTAGCGGCAATTCCCCTGGTGCGAGCCTTGCGCCACCGTTATCCTTTTTTACCCATTACCGTCACCACCATGACCCCCACCGGCTCCGAACGCGTTCAGTCCGCGTTCGGCAAAGATGTCGATCACGTTTACCTGCCGTATGACCTGCCGGGGGCGATGAACCGGTTTCTCAACCAGGTCAATCCCAAACTGGTGATCGTCATGGAAACCGAGTTATGGCCTAACCTGATCAAAGCCCTTTATCAGCGTAAAATCCCCTTGGTGGTGGCAAATGCGCGCTTATCCGCCCGTTCCGCCGCCGGCTATAAAAAATTCGGCAGTTTTACCGCGGACATTATGGGTAAAATCACGCTTATCGCCGCACAAAACGAGGAAGACGGCGAGCGCTTTTTGTCCTTAGGGTTAAAGCGTAACCAATTGGCGCTAACCGGCAGCTTGAAATTCGATATTTCGGTCACTCCCGAACTGGCGGCCAGAGCATTGACGCTGCGCCGTCAATGGGCGCCCCATCGCCCGGTGTGGATAGCCACCAGCACTCATGAAGGAGAAGAGAGCCTGCTGTTGCAGGCTCATCGTCAATTATTGGCAAACTTTCCCAATCTACTGCTGATCTTGGTGCCACGGCATCCCGAGCGGTTCCCCGTGGCGAAAGAGATGACGCAAAGGGCCGGTTTCAGCCTTACCACCCGCAGCTCCGGTGAAGTGCCCTCGCCGGGTACGCAGGTGGTGATCGGCGATACCATGGGCGAACTGATGCTGCTATACGGCATTGCCGATATCGCCTTTGTCGGCGGTAGCCTGGTGGAACGGGGCGGTCATAATCCCCTGGAGGCCGCGGCCCACGCTGTCCCTGTTCTCATGGGCCCCCATATCTTCAATTTCCGGGATATATGCAGCAAACTGGCCGAAGCGGGCGGTCTGATTACCGTGACCGATGTCCCTTCGTTGGTGAAAGAGATTTCAACTCTGCTCACCGATGAGGATTACCGGTTATATTACGGTCGTCACGCGGTGGAGGTTTTGCACCAGAACCAGGGCGCGCTGCAGCGGCTGCTACAATTGCTGGAGCCTTATTTGCCACAGCGGAGCCAGTAG